From a single Sulfolobus sp. E5-1-F genomic region:
- a CDS encoding YbhB/YbcL family Raf kinase inhibitor-like protein, which produces MMVVSSAFKNEDIIPIKYTCDGQDLSPELEWEPITNAKSYAIIVEDPDAPGGTFIHWVIYNITANRLPEGVPKAYKSQYGIQGVNDFGNVGYNGPCPPKTHPPHRYYFYVYAVDTLLNEIKNIDADKLKSLIKGHEIDKGFIMGKYKRK; this is translated from the coding sequence ATGATGGTAGTATCTTCAGCCTTTAAGAACGAGGATATTATACCCATTAAATATACTTGTGATGGGCAAGATCTGTCTCCAGAATTAGAATGGGAGCCTATTACTAATGCTAAAAGTTATGCAATTATTGTAGAAGACCCAGACGCTCCTGGAGGAACTTTTATACACTGGGTAATATATAACATAACTGCTAATAGATTACCGGAAGGAGTACCAAAAGCGTATAAATCACAATATGGAATACAAGGTGTAAACGATTTTGGGAATGTGGGATATAATGGCCCGTGTCCCCCTAAAACACATCCACCTCATAGATATTATTTTTATGTTTATGCAGTAGATACATTATTAAACGAAATTAAGAATATTGATGCTGACAAATTGAAATCGTTAATAAAGGGACATGAGATAGATAAAGGATTCATAATGGGTAAATATAAGAGAAAGTAA
- the psmB gene encoding archaeal proteasome endopeptidase complex subunit beta, with amino-acid sequence MVIMGNELQLENKILKGTTTVGIKVNDGVILAADRRASAGFFVANKMVRKVLYITDKIGITTAGSVADLQFIYDVLKNIYHYNSITKYGPISIKGIATRLANILSATKYFPYIVQILIGGYDDQPRLFNLDYLGDITEENYVATGSGSPVAMGVLEDEYNPKMTLDEAADLAKRAVFSAIKRDSFTGTGVIVAKIHSKGHEELEFYLNKKM; translated from the coding sequence ATGGTAATTATGGGGAATGAGTTGCAATTAGAAAATAAGATACTTAAAGGAACTACAACTGTAGGAATTAAGGTAAATGATGGAGTAATTCTTGCAGCAGATAGGAGAGCTAGTGCAGGATTTTTCGTAGCCAATAAAATGGTTAGAAAAGTATTATATATTACGGATAAAATCGGAATAACTACTGCAGGTAGTGTAGCCGATTTACAGTTTATATATGATGTATTGAAAAATATATATCATTATAATAGTATTACTAAATATGGGCCAATCTCTATAAAGGGAATTGCAACTAGACTAGCGAACATACTATCCGCAACAAAATATTTTCCTTATATTGTTCAAATCCTAATAGGTGGTTACGATGACCAGCCAAGATTGTTTAATTTAGATTATTTAGGAGATATAACTGAAGAAAATTACGTTGCAACTGGCTCTGGTTCACCAGTAGCTATGGGAGTGCTAGAAGATGAATATAATCCCAAAATGACTTTAGATGAGGCGGCTGACCTAGCTAAGAGAGCTGTGTTCTCAGCAATAAAGCGAGATTCCTTTACGGGTACTGGGGTTATAGTAGCAAAAATTCACAGTAAAGGACATGAGGAATTAGAGTTCTACTTAAATAAGAAGATGTAA
- a CDS encoding replication factor C small subunit, with protein MSAKVEEILWAEKYRPKTLDDIVNQREIIDRLKRFVKEKNMPHLLFAGPPGTGKTTAALALVHDLYGDNYVEYFLELNASDERGIDVIRNKVKEFARTVVPGNVPFKVVLLDEADNMTADAQQALRRTMELYTENTRFILACNYLSKIIEPIQSRTALFRFYPLKKEDVVNRLAYIAKNEKAEYDQKALETIYDITMGDMRKSINILQAASAYGKISVEAVFKVLGLAQPKEVREMINLALQGKFTQAREKLRTLLITYGLSGEDVIKQMHREITSSEIQISEELRVLLLDYIGETEFRIIEGADDEIQLSALLAKMVIYGNKYIGSENK; from the coding sequence ATGAGTGCGAAGGTAGAAGAAATACTTTGGGCTGAAAAGTATAGACCTAAAACTTTAGATGATATAGTAAATCAAAGAGAGATCATAGATAGGTTAAAAAGGTTCGTCAAGGAAAAGAATATGCCTCATTTACTCTTTGCGGGACCACCAGGTACCGGAAAGACTACCGCTGCTTTAGCTCTTGTTCATGATCTATATGGAGACAATTATGTAGAGTACTTCCTTGAACTAAACGCCAGTGATGAAAGGGGAATAGATGTAATTAGGAATAAGGTAAAGGAGTTTGCGCGTACAGTAGTTCCAGGAAATGTTCCTTTTAAGGTAGTTCTTCTAGATGAGGCAGATAACATGACCGCTGATGCCCAGCAAGCTTTAAGGAGAACTATGGAACTATATACAGAAAACACTAGATTTATTCTAGCTTGTAACTACTTAAGTAAAATCATTGAGCCAATACAATCCAGAACTGCGTTATTTAGATTTTACCCGTTAAAGAAGGAAGATGTCGTTAATAGATTAGCATATATCGCTAAAAATGAGAAAGCTGAGTACGATCAAAAAGCTTTGGAAACTATCTACGATATAACAATGGGGGATATGAGAAAGAGTATAAATATTTTACAGGCTGCCTCAGCTTATGGCAAGATTAGTGTAGAGGCCGTATTTAAGGTTCTAGGATTAGCGCAACCTAAGGAAGTTAGAGAAATGATAAACCTAGCATTACAAGGAAAATTTACACAAGCAAGAGAGAAGCTAAGAACTTTGCTTATTACATATGGCTTATCTGGAGAGGATGTAATAAAGCAAATGCATAGAGAAATAACTTCTTCAGAGATTCAAATTAGTGAGGAATTAAGAGTTCTATTACTAGATTATATAGGAGAAACTGAGTTTAGAATAATAGAAGGTGCTGATGACGAAATACAGTTATCTGCATTATTAGCTAAAATGGTCATTTATGGGAATAAATATATAGGCAGTGAGAATAAATGA
- a CDS encoding replication factor C large subunit yields MIQWFLKYRPHSLKDVENQDDAKKELQEWIESWLNGKPNAKAVLLHGPPGVGKTTLAEALAHDYNLELLEMNASDSRKLQDIKSIAEKASVYGSIFGSRGKLILLDEVDGINLREDTGAIQGILDLIEKTKYPIIMTANDPWNPALRELRNKVKMIGLSRLGKYPLRRLLKKICQAEKIICDDEALNYIIDTSEGDARYAINMLQGIGEGYGKVTLELVEAMARRKERELDPFETLRDIFWARYVWQAKNAATSAQIDYDMLIRWISENIPIQYDNIEDVWRAFDALSRASIFLKRAKGGDWDLLSYAYDLMSAGVAFAEIEKKKPNWKPKWKKYQFPSYIQLLSKSKDIRDTRDEIIKKLAIHSSFDKTLNDTYPFFLIFYKKYDKQLSLNTKEKEYLNSTSKS; encoded by the coding sequence ATGATACAATGGTTTTTAAAATATAGACCACATTCTCTAAAAGATGTGGAAAATCAAGATGACGCTAAAAAAGAATTACAAGAGTGGATAGAGTCTTGGCTTAATGGAAAACCAAACGCTAAAGCAGTATTATTGCATGGCCCTCCAGGTGTTGGAAAAACTACCTTAGCTGAAGCTTTAGCTCATGATTATAATCTCGAACTCTTAGAGATGAACGCTAGCGATTCAAGAAAATTGCAAGATATAAAGAGTATAGCGGAAAAGGCATCTGTTTATGGTAGTATATTCGGATCTAGGGGTAAATTAATACTTTTAGATGAAGTCGATGGAATAAATCTCCGTGAAGATACTGGAGCTATACAAGGTATTTTAGATCTTATTGAAAAAACAAAATATCCCATAATAATGACAGCTAATGATCCTTGGAATCCTGCATTAAGAGAGTTAAGAAATAAAGTCAAAATGATTGGATTAAGTAGATTAGGAAAGTACCCTTTAAGAAGGCTTTTAAAAAAGATTTGTCAAGCAGAAAAGATTATTTGTGATGATGAAGCGTTAAACTATATAATTGATACTAGTGAAGGAGATGCTAGATATGCAATTAATATGTTACAAGGAATCGGAGAAGGTTATGGTAAGGTTACTCTTGAATTAGTTGAAGCTATGGCTAGAAGAAAAGAACGTGAATTGGATCCATTTGAAACACTAAGAGATATATTCTGGGCAAGATATGTATGGCAAGCTAAAAATGCAGCTACAAGTGCTCAAATAGATTATGATATGCTAATTAGATGGATATCAGAGAACATACCTATACAATACGATAATATTGAAGATGTTTGGAGAGCCTTTGATGCTCTCTCTAGAGCTTCAATATTTCTAAAGAGAGCAAAAGGTGGAGATTGGGACTTATTATCTTACGCATATGATCTAATGAGCGCTGGAGTAGCCTTTGCAGAAATTGAAAAGAAAAAGCCGAACTGGAAACCAAAATGGAAAAAGTATCAGTTTCCATCGTATATACAACTACTATCTAAGAGTAAAGATATAAGAGATACGAGGGATGAGATCATTAAGAAACTCGCAATACATTCATCCTTTGATAAAACACTAAATGATACTTACCCATTTTTCCTAATATTCTATAAGAAATACGATAAACAATTAAGTTTAAATACTAAAGAAAAAGAGTATCTTAATTCCACGTCTAAATCCTAA